From one Salvelinus alpinus chromosome 14, SLU_Salpinus.1, whole genome shotgun sequence genomic stretch:
- the LOC139538651 gene encoding RCC1 and BTB domain-containing protein 1-like isoform X1, with translation MYWLSLPDTPTSEGDANIIGEVLAAAAGESVSVTGRLATRPPLSLLTMERSCSVKSRDSITHQDHAPAPPCSRGHTPPPSQRRSRRTMVDVTKWPLFSLMEGEELSSIRQACVFGTSANEVIYITHNDDVYVFGLNCSNCLGTGDSQSTILPKKLDFLSGRKVVSLSYGSGPHILLATEEGELFAWGHNGYSQLGNGTTNQGVAPVLVSASLLNKRVTEVACGSHHSLALTNTGEVYAWGYNNCGQVGSGSTANQPTPRRVSNCLQNKVVVSITCGQTSSLAVVENGEVYGWGYNGNGQLGLGNNGNQLTPCRLVGLQSLCVLQVSARTHTHTTSTNINPSLPVQIVSGYAHSLALTDEGLLYAWGTNTYGQLGTGNKSNQLSPVQIMAEKESRIVEIAACHSTHTSAAKTQSGQVYMWGQCRGQSIVLPFLTHFSCTDDVFACFATPSVMWRLLSMEHDDFLTVSQSLKKEFDSPETADLKFSVDGKYIHVHKAVLKIRCEHFRSMFQSHWNEDMKEVIEIDQFTYPVYRSFLEFLYTDNIDLPPEDAIGLLDLATSYCENRLKRLCQHIIKRGITIENAFSLLAAAVRYDAEDLEEFCFKFCVNHLTEVTQTAAFWQIEGNLLKEFICRASRCGAFKN, from the exons ATGTATTGGCTCTCACTTCCGGACACACCAACATCGGAGGGAGATGCTAACATTATCGGAGAGGTGTTAGCGGCGGCGGCAGGAGAAAGCGTTTCAGTGACCGGGAGGCTAGCTACCCGTCCACCG TTGTCATTATTGACTATGGAACGCTCTTGTAG TGTGAAAAGCAGGGATAGCATCACCCACCAAGACCACGCACCTGCTCCTCCCTGTAGCCGGGGACACACCCCTCCACCGTCGCAACGGAGATCAAGACGCACTATGGTGGATGTGACAAAATGGCCGCTGTTTAGCCTGATGGAAGGCGAGGAGCTCTCGTCCATACGACAGGCCTGCGTGTTTGGAACCTCCGCCAACGAGGTCATCTACATCACCCACAATGATGAC GTGTATGTGTTTGGGCTGAACTGCAGTAACTGCCTGGGAACAGGGGATAGCCAAAGCACCATCCTACCTAAGAAGCTGGACTTTCTGAGTGGGAGGAAAGTGGTCAGCCTCAGCTATGGCAGCGGACCCCACATCCTCCTGGCCACTGAGG AGGGCGAGCTGTTTGCCTGGGGCCACAATGGTTACAGTCAGCTGGGGAATGGGACCACCAACCAGGGGGTCGCTCCTGTGCTGGTGTCTGCCAGCCTGCTTAACAAGAGGGTGACGGAAGTGGCCTGTGGTTCACATCACTCCCTGGCCCTGACCAACACTGGAGAG GTGTATGCTTGGGGCTACAATAACTGTGGCCAGGTGGGGTCAGGGTCCACGGCCAACCAGCCCACCCCCAGGAGAGTGTCCAACTGTCTGCAGAACAAGGTGGTCGTCAGCATCACATGTGGTCAAacctcctctctggctgtggtcgAGAATGGAGAG GTGTACGGCTGGGGCTATAACGGAAACGGCCAACTGGGGCTAGGCAACAATGGGAATCAGCTGACACCTTGTCGCCTGGTGGGCTTGCAGAGTCTCTGTGTGCTACAGGtgagtgcacgcacacacacacacactacctccaCTAACATTAACCCCTCTCTTCCCGTCCAGATAGTGTCTGGCTATGCCCACTCCTTGGCCCTAACGGACGAGGGGCTGCTGTATGCCTGGGGGACCAACACCTATGGCCAGCTGGGCACAGGCAACAAGAGCAACCAACTCAGCCCAGTCCAGATCATGGCTGAGAAGGAGAG CAGGATTGTAGAGATTGCAGCATGCCACTCCACACACACCTCAGCAGCTAAGACTCAGAGTGGCCAGGTGTACATGTGGGGCCAGTGTAGGGGTCAGTCCATCGTCTTGCCCTTCCTCACACACTTCTCCTGCACTGATGACGTTTTTGCTTGCTTCGCCACGCCCTCCGTCATGTGGAGGCTGCTCTCTATGG AGCATGATGACTTCCTGACAGTGTCCCAGTCTTTAAAGAAGGAGTTTGACAGCCCAGAGACGGCCGACCTCAAGTTCAGCGTGGACGGCAAATACATCCATGTGCACAAGGCTGTGCTCAAGATCAG GTGTGAGCACTTCAGGTCCATGTTCCAGTCCCATTGGAATGAAGACATGAAGGAGGTGATAGAGATCGACCAGTTCACCTACCCCGTCTACCGCTCCTTCCTAGAGTTCCTCTACACAGACAACATAGACCTGCCCCCAGAGGATGCTATTG GTCTGCTGGACCTGGCCACATCCTACTGTGAGAACCGCCTGAAGCGTCTCTGTCAGCACATCATCAAGAGAGGCATCACCATAGAGAACGCCTTCTCTCTGCTCGCTGCTGCCGTGCGCTACGACGCAGAG GACCTGGAGGAGTTCTGCTTTAAGTTCTGTGTGAACCACCTGACGGAGGTGACCCAGACTGCAGCCTTCTGGCAGATCGAAGGCAACCTTCTCAAAGAGTTCATCTGCCGAGCGAGCCGCTGTGGAGCCTTCAAGAACTGA
- the LOC139538651 gene encoding RCC1 and BTB domain-containing protein 1-like isoform X7 translates to MERSCSVKSRDSITHQDHAPAPPCSRGHTPPPSQRRSRRTMVDVTKWPLFSLMEGEELSSIRQACVFGTSANEVIYITHNDDVYVFGLNCSNCLGTGDSQSTILPKKLDFLSGRKVVSLSYGSGPHILLATEEGELFAWGHNGYSQLGNGTTNQGVAPVLVSASLLNKRVTEVACGSHHSLALTNTGEVYAWGYNNCGQVGSGSTANQPTPRRVSNCLQNKVVVSITCGQTSSLAVVENGEVYGWGYNGNGQLGLGNNGNQLTPCRLVGLQSLCVLQVSARTHTHTTSTNINPSLPVQIVSGYAHSLALTDEGLLYAWGTNTYGQLGTGNKSNQLSPVQIMAEKESRIVEIAACHSTHTSAAKTQSGQVYMWGQCRGQSIVLPFLTHFSCTDDVFACFATPSVMWRLLSMEHDDFLTVSQSLKKEFDSPETADLKFSVDGKYIHVHKAVLKIRCEHFRSMFQSHWNEDMKEVIEIDQFTYPVYRSFLEFLYTDNIDLPPEDAIGLLDLATSYCENRLKRLCQHIIKRGITIENAFSLLAAAVRYDAEDLEEFCFKFCVNHLTEVTQTAAFWQIEGNLLKEFICRASRCGAFKN, encoded by the exons ATGGAACGCTCTTGTAG TGTGAAAAGCAGGGATAGCATCACCCACCAAGACCACGCACCTGCTCCTCCCTGTAGCCGGGGACACACCCCTCCACCGTCGCAACGGAGATCAAGACGCACTATGGTGGATGTGACAAAATGGCCGCTGTTTAGCCTGATGGAAGGCGAGGAGCTCTCGTCCATACGACAGGCCTGCGTGTTTGGAACCTCCGCCAACGAGGTCATCTACATCACCCACAATGATGAC GTGTATGTGTTTGGGCTGAACTGCAGTAACTGCCTGGGAACAGGGGATAGCCAAAGCACCATCCTACCTAAGAAGCTGGACTTTCTGAGTGGGAGGAAAGTGGTCAGCCTCAGCTATGGCAGCGGACCCCACATCCTCCTGGCCACTGAGG AGGGCGAGCTGTTTGCCTGGGGCCACAATGGTTACAGTCAGCTGGGGAATGGGACCACCAACCAGGGGGTCGCTCCTGTGCTGGTGTCTGCCAGCCTGCTTAACAAGAGGGTGACGGAAGTGGCCTGTGGTTCACATCACTCCCTGGCCCTGACCAACACTGGAGAG GTGTATGCTTGGGGCTACAATAACTGTGGCCAGGTGGGGTCAGGGTCCACGGCCAACCAGCCCACCCCCAGGAGAGTGTCCAACTGTCTGCAGAACAAGGTGGTCGTCAGCATCACATGTGGTCAAacctcctctctggctgtggtcgAGAATGGAGAG GTGTACGGCTGGGGCTATAACGGAAACGGCCAACTGGGGCTAGGCAACAATGGGAATCAGCTGACACCTTGTCGCCTGGTGGGCTTGCAGAGTCTCTGTGTGCTACAGGtgagtgcacgcacacacacacacactacctccaCTAACATTAACCCCTCTCTTCCCGTCCAGATAGTGTCTGGCTATGCCCACTCCTTGGCCCTAACGGACGAGGGGCTGCTGTATGCCTGGGGGACCAACACCTATGGCCAGCTGGGCACAGGCAACAAGAGCAACCAACTCAGCCCAGTCCAGATCATGGCTGAGAAGGAGAG CAGGATTGTAGAGATTGCAGCATGCCACTCCACACACACCTCAGCAGCTAAGACTCAGAGTGGCCAGGTGTACATGTGGGGCCAGTGTAGGGGTCAGTCCATCGTCTTGCCCTTCCTCACACACTTCTCCTGCACTGATGACGTTTTTGCTTGCTTCGCCACGCCCTCCGTCATGTGGAGGCTGCTCTCTATGG AGCATGATGACTTCCTGACAGTGTCCCAGTCTTTAAAGAAGGAGTTTGACAGCCCAGAGACGGCCGACCTCAAGTTCAGCGTGGACGGCAAATACATCCATGTGCACAAGGCTGTGCTCAAGATCAG GTGTGAGCACTTCAGGTCCATGTTCCAGTCCCATTGGAATGAAGACATGAAGGAGGTGATAGAGATCGACCAGTTCACCTACCCCGTCTACCGCTCCTTCCTAGAGTTCCTCTACACAGACAACATAGACCTGCCCCCAGAGGATGCTATTG GTCTGCTGGACCTGGCCACATCCTACTGTGAGAACCGCCTGAAGCGTCTCTGTCAGCACATCATCAAGAGAGGCATCACCATAGAGAACGCCTTCTCTCTGCTCGCTGCTGCCGTGCGCTACGACGCAGAG GACCTGGAGGAGTTCTGCTTTAAGTTCTGTGTGAACCACCTGACGGAGGTGACCCAGACTGCAGCCTTCTGGCAGATCGAAGGCAACCTTCTCAAAGAGTTCATCTGCCGAGCGAGCCGCTGTGGAGCCTTCAAGAACTGA
- the LOC139538651 gene encoding RCC1 and BTB domain-containing protein 1-like isoform X6, which yields MYWLSLPDTPTSEGDANIIGEVLAAAAGESVSVTGRLATRPPLSLLTMERSCSVKSRDSITHQDHAPAPPCSRGHTPPPSQRRSRRTMVDVTKWPLFSLMEGEELSSIRQACVFGTSANEVIYITHNDDVYVFGLNCSNCLGTGDSQSTILPKKLDFLSGRKVVSLSYGSGPHILLATEEGELFAWGHNGYSQLGNGTTNQGVAPVLVSASLLNKRVTEVACGSHHSLALTNTGEVYAWGYNNCGQVGSGSTANQPTPRRVSNCLQNKVVVSITCGQTSSLAVVENGEVYGWGYNGNGQLGLGNNGNQLTPCRLVGLQSLCVLQVSARTHTHTTSTNINPSLPVQIVSGYAHSLALTDEGLLYAWGTNTYGQLGTGNKSNQLSPVQIMAEKESRIVEIAACHSTHTSAAKTQSGQVYMWGQCRGQSIVLPFLTHFSCTDDVFACFATPSVMWRLLSMEHDDFLTVSQSLKKEFDSPETADLKFSVDGKYIHVHKAVLKIRCEHFRSMFQSHWNEDMKEVIEIDQFTYPVYRSFLEFLYTDNIDLPPEDAIGLLDLATSYCENRLKRLCQHIIKRGITIENAFSLLAAAVRYDAEVSPASSPSNRTWRSSALSSV from the exons ATGTATTGGCTCTCACTTCCGGACACACCAACATCGGAGGGAGATGCTAACATTATCGGAGAGGTGTTAGCGGCGGCGGCAGGAGAAAGCGTTTCAGTGACCGGGAGGCTAGCTACCCGTCCACCG TTGTCATTATTGACTATGGAACGCTCTTGTAG TGTGAAAAGCAGGGATAGCATCACCCACCAAGACCACGCACCTGCTCCTCCCTGTAGCCGGGGACACACCCCTCCACCGTCGCAACGGAGATCAAGACGCACTATGGTGGATGTGACAAAATGGCCGCTGTTTAGCCTGATGGAAGGCGAGGAGCTCTCGTCCATACGACAGGCCTGCGTGTTTGGAACCTCCGCCAACGAGGTCATCTACATCACCCACAATGATGAC GTGTATGTGTTTGGGCTGAACTGCAGTAACTGCCTGGGAACAGGGGATAGCCAAAGCACCATCCTACCTAAGAAGCTGGACTTTCTGAGTGGGAGGAAAGTGGTCAGCCTCAGCTATGGCAGCGGACCCCACATCCTCCTGGCCACTGAGG AGGGCGAGCTGTTTGCCTGGGGCCACAATGGTTACAGTCAGCTGGGGAATGGGACCACCAACCAGGGGGTCGCTCCTGTGCTGGTGTCTGCCAGCCTGCTTAACAAGAGGGTGACGGAAGTGGCCTGTGGTTCACATCACTCCCTGGCCCTGACCAACACTGGAGAG GTGTATGCTTGGGGCTACAATAACTGTGGCCAGGTGGGGTCAGGGTCCACGGCCAACCAGCCCACCCCCAGGAGAGTGTCCAACTGTCTGCAGAACAAGGTGGTCGTCAGCATCACATGTGGTCAAacctcctctctggctgtggtcgAGAATGGAGAG GTGTACGGCTGGGGCTATAACGGAAACGGCCAACTGGGGCTAGGCAACAATGGGAATCAGCTGACACCTTGTCGCCTGGTGGGCTTGCAGAGTCTCTGTGTGCTACAGGtgagtgcacgcacacacacacacactacctccaCTAACATTAACCCCTCTCTTCCCGTCCAGATAGTGTCTGGCTATGCCCACTCCTTGGCCCTAACGGACGAGGGGCTGCTGTATGCCTGGGGGACCAACACCTATGGCCAGCTGGGCACAGGCAACAAGAGCAACCAACTCAGCCCAGTCCAGATCATGGCTGAGAAGGAGAG CAGGATTGTAGAGATTGCAGCATGCCACTCCACACACACCTCAGCAGCTAAGACTCAGAGTGGCCAGGTGTACATGTGGGGCCAGTGTAGGGGTCAGTCCATCGTCTTGCCCTTCCTCACACACTTCTCCTGCACTGATGACGTTTTTGCTTGCTTCGCCACGCCCTCCGTCATGTGGAGGCTGCTCTCTATGG AGCATGATGACTTCCTGACAGTGTCCCAGTCTTTAAAGAAGGAGTTTGACAGCCCAGAGACGGCCGACCTCAAGTTCAGCGTGGACGGCAAATACATCCATGTGCACAAGGCTGTGCTCAAGATCAG GTGTGAGCACTTCAGGTCCATGTTCCAGTCCCATTGGAATGAAGACATGAAGGAGGTGATAGAGATCGACCAGTTCACCTACCCCGTCTACCGCTCCTTCCTAGAGTTCCTCTACACAGACAACATAGACCTGCCCCCAGAGGATGCTATTG GTCTGCTGGACCTGGCCACATCCTACTGTGAGAACCGCCTGAAGCGTCTCTGTCAGCACATCATCAAGAGAGGCATCACCATAGAGAACGCCTTCTCTCTGCTCGCTGCTGCCGTGCGCTACGACGCAGAGGTCAGTCCCGCTTCCTCACCTAGCAACAG GACCTGGAGGAGTTCTGCTTTAAGTTCTGTGTGA